A section of the Piliocolobus tephrosceles isolate RC106 chromosome 14, ASM277652v3, whole genome shotgun sequence genome encodes:
- the LOC111535317 gene encoding olfactory receptor 1L6, with product MSYFYRLKLMKEAVLIKLPFTSLPLLLQTLSRKSRDMETKNYSSSTSGFVLLGLSSNPQLQKPLFAIFLIMYLVTVVGNVLIILAVYSDPRLHTPMYFFLSNLSFMDICFTTVIVPKMLVNFLSKTKVISYVGCLVQMYVFMAFGNTDSYLLASMAIDRLVAICNPLHYDVVMNPRHCLLMLLGSCSISHLHSLFRVLLMSRLSFCASHVIKHFFCDTQPVLKLSCSDTSSSQMVVMTETLAVIVTPFLCIIFSYLRIIITVLRIPSIAGKWKAFSTCGSHLTAVSLFYGSIIYVYFRPLSMYSVVKDRVATVMYTVVTPMLNPFIYSLRNKDMKRGLKKLRDRIYW from the coding sequence ATGAGCTATTTTTACAGGCTTAAACTTATGAAGGAAGCTGTCTTGATCAAACTGCCCTTTACGTCTCTCCCACTGCTTCTCCAAACCCTATCCAGGAAGTCCAGAGACATGGAGACAAAGAATTACAGCAGCAGCACCTCAGGCTTCGTCCTCCTGGGCCTCTCTTCCAACCCTCAGCTGCAGAAACCTCTCTTTGCCATCTTCCTCATCATGTACCTGGTCACCGTGGTGGGGAATGTGCTCATCATCCTGGCCGTCTACTCTGACCCCAGGCTCCACACCCCTATGTACTTTTTTCTCAGCAACTTGTCTTTCATGGATATCTGCTTCACAACAGTCATAGTGCCTAAGATGCTGGTGAATTTTCTATCCAAGACAAAGGTTATCTCTTATGTGGGCTGCCTGGTCCAGATGTACGTCTTCATGGCATTTGGGAACACTGACAGTTACCTGCTGGCCTCTATGGCCATCGACCGGCTAGTGGCCATCTGCAACCCCTTACACTATGATGTGGTTATGAACCCACGGCATTGCCTACTCATGCTATTGGGTTCTTGCAGCATCTCCCACCTACATTCCCTGTTCCGCGTGCTACTTATGTCTCgcctgtctttctgtgcctctcATGTCATTAAGCACTTTTTCTGTGACACCCAGCCTGTGCTAAAGCTGTCCTGCTCTGACACATCCTCCAGCCAGATGGTGGTCATGACTGAGACCTTAGCTGTCATCGTGACCCCCTTCCTGTGTATCATCTTCTCCTACCTGCGAATCATCATCACTGTGCTCAGAATCCCCTCTATAGCCGGGAAGTGGAAGGCCTTCTCTACCTGTGGTTCCCACCTCACTGCAGTATCCCTATTCTATGGGAGTATTATTTATGTCTATTTTAGGCCCCTGTCCATGTACTCAGTGGTGAAGGACCGGGTAGCCACAGTTATGTACACAGTAGTGACACCCATGCTGAACCCTTTCATCTACAGCCTGAGGAACAAAGATATGAAAAGGGGGTTGAAGAAATTACGGGACAGAATTTACTggtaa